One stretch of Brachyhypopomus gauderio isolate BG-103 chromosome 8, BGAUD_0.2, whole genome shotgun sequence DNA includes these proteins:
- the slc19a1 gene encoding reduced folate transporter, which translates to MVESVVCSGEGECRSDGENTDDTGDGMNTGGGVNTGDGVNTDDTGDGVNTDDTGDGVNTDDTGDGVKLDVPLPCGVSAETEPEPAQNPGAWKLSVAFLCFYGFMVQLKPGEPFITPQLLSPEKNFTREQVTNEISPVLSYSYMAVLVPVFLLTDFLRYKPVLVLQGLSHVSIWLILLFGTSLLEMQFMEFFYGITMASRVAYSSYIFSLVPAAVYQRAASYSRSSVLLGVFSSSVMGQMCMSLGQVTYGSLSAISLGFVSFGLLLSVCLPWPKRSLFFNRSRLEEERREASPSELHKIKAENGAVKAAAGDPPTSWLNSVFVHMLKELRNVVRVPNLRLWSLWWVFNSTGYYLVVFYVHILWNKVYDKHIYNGGVEAASTLLGAITSFVAGFVKIRWNVWSELVIGVITAAQAALLLLMGTTNNIWVCYVSYILFRGFYQFLVPIATFQIASSLTKELCALVFGVNTFLGTILKSIVTVIVVDKRGLALQVHSQFLVYFFYFLLLTVAYLGCATWVITRHFRAQREEQVPAVDSTRVELGPVEPVSSETDPLTTRTSGK; encoded by the exons ATGGTCGAGTCTGTGGTGTGTAGCGGGGAAGGAGAGTgcaggagtgatggagagaaCACGGATGACACGGGCGATGGCATGAATACGGGCGGTGGTGTGAACACGGGCGATGGCGTGAACACGGATGACACGGGCGATGGCGTGAACACGGATGACACGGGCGATGGCGTGAACACGGATGACACGGGCGATGGCGTGAAACTTGATGTGCCATTGCCGTGCGGCGTCTCGGCGGagacagaaccagaaccagcccAGAATCCCGGTGCCTGGAAGTTGTCCGTCGCCTTCCTGTGTTTCTACGGCTTCATGGTCCAGCTGAAACCAGGAGAACCTTTCATCACACCACAGCTGCTCAGCCCTGAGAAGAACTTCACCCGGGAGCAG GTCACCAATGAGATCAGTCCGGTGCTGTCCTACTCTTATATGGCAGTGCTGGTGCCGGTGTTCCTGCTGACCGACTTCCTCCGCTACAAACCCGTCCTGGTCCTCCAGGGTCTGAGTCACGTCTCCATCTGGCTCATCCTGCTCTTTGGCACGTCCTTGTTGGAGATGCAGTTCATGGAGTTCTTCTACGGGATCACCATGGCCAGCCGAGTGGCCTACTCCTCCTACATCTTCTCGCTGGTGCCGGCGGCCGTTTACCAGCGCGCTGCGAGCTACTCGCGCTCCTCCGTGCTGCTGGGCGTCTTCTCCAGCTCAGTGATGGGCCAGATGTGCATGTCGCTGGGGCAGGTGACGTACGGGTCGCTCAGCGCCATCTCGCTCGGGTTCGTCTCGTTCGGCCTGCTGCTGTCCGTCTGCCTACCGTGGCCCAAACGAAGCCTGTTCTTCAACCGTAGCCGTCTGGAGGAGGAGCGGAGGGAGGCCTCCCCGTCCGAGCTCCACAAGATCAAGGCGGAGAACGGGGCCGTCAAGGCCGCCGCAGGAGACCCGCCCACCAGCTGGTTGAACTCGGTGTTCGTTCATATGTTGAAGGAGTTGAGAAATGTTGTGCGAGTGCCCAACCTAAGACTCTGGAGCTTGTGGTGGGTGTTCAACTCCACTGGCTACTACCTTGTGGTGTTCTACGTGCATATACTGTGGAACAAAGTGTATGACAAACACATCTATAACGGAGGAGTAGAAGCTGCTTCCACGTTGCTAG GTGCCATCACGTCGTTTGTGGCCGGCTTCGTGAAGATCCGCTGGAATGTGTGGTCAGAGCTGGTGATCGGCGTGATCACGGCGGCACAGGCGGCCCTGCTTCTCCTCATGGGCACCACCAACAACATCTGGGTGTGCTACGTCTCCTACATCCTCTTCAGGGGGTTCTACCAGTTCCTGGTGCCGATTGCCAC GTTCCAGATTGCTTCGTCTCTCACTAAAGAGCTGTGTGCTCTGGTGTTTGGAGTGAACACCTTCCTGGGAACCATCCTGAAGAGCATCGTGACTGTGATCGTGGTGGATAAGAGGGGCTTGGCCCTGCAAGTGCACTCCCAG TTTCTTGTCTACTTCTTCTACTTCCTCTTGCTGACTGTGGCGTACCTGGGCTGTGCGACGTGGGTCATCACACGTCACTTCCGCGCTCAGAGGGAGGAGCAGGTGCCCGCGGTGGACAGCACTCGTGTGGAGCTCGGCCCAGTGGAGCCGGTCAGCTCTGAGACGGACCCGTTAACCACGAGGACCAGCGGGAAGTGA